One Gimesia aquarii DNA segment encodes these proteins:
- a CDS encoding PLP-dependent aminotransferase family protein — protein sequence MGRRNPQRFDFATILIDHESAQPLYRQLEDQLRDAILQGRIAPGERLPATRRLSGDLHVGRNTVSQSYERLIAEGYLQAEIGSGTRVSTELPETLLNRPQARKKKENKTQRDGALLSQRGKQMFEFGDWNQLGIKPPRPFRPHVPALDLFPRHIWQRLSERRLRRLSRDLWGTGDSQGYRPLRQAIADYLKISRGVNCCSDQILITAGAQQGLELVSRLLLDPGDTAWIEEPGYTPARLVFELNGARVVSIPVDEEGLIVSEGVRQKANARLAYITPGSHWPLGMTMSLSRRLELLNWAQHHSGWILEDDYNSEFRYDGRPLPSIQGLDQHESVLYMGTFSKVLFPGLRLGYLVIPAKLVNAFVGARWLADRHSPPFEQAVLTDFIEEGHFERHVRKMRTSYASRQAALSEAIRQNFGDEVHFSRTETGLQLVVYGANEKKEAKLRRSADQLEIEYHPVSFYASPGTNPAGMILGFAAFTEEQIENTIRSWAMNYLKRA from the coding sequence ATGGGGCGCCGAAATCCTCAGCGCTTTGATTTTGCGACGATTCTGATCGATCATGAGTCGGCTCAGCCGCTCTATCGACAACTGGAAGATCAACTGCGCGACGCCATTTTGCAGGGACGGATTGCACCGGGAGAACGACTCCCTGCAACACGGCGTTTATCCGGGGACCTTCACGTCGGGAGAAACACGGTTTCGCAATCCTACGAACGGTTGATCGCGGAAGGCTATCTGCAGGCAGAAATTGGTTCTGGGACACGTGTTTCCACAGAACTGCCCGAGACACTGCTCAATCGTCCTCAAGCCCGGAAAAAGAAGGAGAACAAAACACAACGGGATGGTGCGTTACTCTCTCAGCGTGGAAAGCAAATGTTTGAATTTGGTGACTGGAATCAACTGGGTATTAAACCGCCTCGTCCATTCCGCCCTCACGTACCGGCATTGGATTTGTTTCCTCGGCACATCTGGCAACGTCTTTCAGAACGGCGGCTGCGACGTCTGTCCCGCGATCTTTGGGGAACCGGAGATTCACAGGGGTATCGCCCACTTCGTCAAGCGATTGCCGACTATTTGAAAATCTCTCGTGGTGTGAATTGCTGCTCTGACCAGATACTGATTACAGCAGGAGCTCAGCAGGGCTTGGAGCTCGTATCGCGGTTACTGCTTGATCCTGGGGATACGGCCTGGATCGAAGAACCCGGCTACACACCCGCACGACTGGTTTTTGAATTGAACGGTGCCAGAGTCGTTTCGATTCCGGTTGATGAAGAAGGACTCATTGTCAGTGAGGGGGTTAGGCAGAAGGCGAATGCACGCCTGGCCTATATCACACCGGGAAGTCATTGGCCGTTAGGAATGACGATGAGTCTTTCTCGCCGACTGGAACTTCTTAACTGGGCACAGCATCATTCCGGGTGGATTCTGGAAGATGATTACAACAGCGAGTTCCGCTACGATGGGCGTCCTCTGCCCTCCATTCAAGGTTTGGATCAGCACGAAAGTGTGCTCTATATGGGGACCTTCAGTAAAGTGTTGTTCCCCGGACTCAGGCTTGGTTATCTTGTCATTCCGGCCAAACTCGTTAATGCGTTTGTAGGTGCGCGTTGGCTGGCCGATCGGCATTCGCCTCCCTTTGAGCAGGCAGTGCTGACAGACTTTATTGAGGAAGGCCATTTTGAACGCCATGTGCGAAAAATGCGCACCTCGTATGCAAGTCGACAGGCTGCCCTCTCTGAAGCAATCAGACAGAATTTCGGGGATGAGGTTCATTTCAGTCGTACGGAGACAGGGCTGCAACTCGTCGTTTATGGGGCGAATGAAAAGAAAGAGGCAAAGCTCAGACGCTCAGCCGATCAATTGGAGATCGAGTATCATCCAGTCTCATTCTATGCTTCCCCTGGTACAAATCCGGCGGGGATGATTTTGGGTTTTGCCGCATTCACAGAAGAGCAAATCGAAAACACGATTCGCAGTTGGGCGATGAATTACCTGAAACGAGCATAA
- a CDS encoding PQQ-binding-like beta-propeller repeat protein has product MLITCLTTIDTWAADDWRVWRGPNSNGIAASDQTPPVIWSESKNILWKAPLPGRGHASPIVVDDRVLIATADEKQQIQSVVCFDRTSGRQLWKTDVSQGGFAAKIHQKNTHASPTLASNGETVFAAFPHHKSIQVTALNLDGKQLWQITAGGFLPRAYQFGYAPSPILYEDKVIVAAEFEVNGYIAAFDQQTGREVWRIKRPNKLNFSTPIVARIAGRDQLLLSGNSKVASFDPQTGRELWSSPSLWVVSCGTMVWDKDLVFASGGFPTKGTLAVKADGSGKVVWTNRVKCYEQSMLAHNGYLYAVDDNGIAYCWNAQTGKEQWKSRLGGKVSSSLVLANGNLYLSNEQGKTFVFRANPNKFELVAENQLGDECFASPALCGNQIFHRAASRASGTRKETLYCIGK; this is encoded by the coding sequence ATGCTCATAACATGCTTGACTACAATTGATACCTGGGCAGCAGATGACTGGAGGGTCTGGCGCGGCCCCAACTCCAATGGAATCGCTGCCTCAGACCAGACACCGCCTGTGATTTGGTCGGAATCCAAAAACATTCTCTGGAAAGCGCCTCTGCCCGGACGGGGTCATGCCTCTCCCATTGTCGTTGATGACCGTGTACTGATTGCCACAGCTGATGAAAAACAACAAATCCAATCCGTTGTCTGCTTTGATCGCACTTCGGGACGGCAACTTTGGAAAACCGATGTGAGCCAGGGAGGCTTTGCTGCCAAGATTCATCAAAAAAATACGCATGCTTCTCCTACCTTAGCATCGAATGGAGAAACCGTTTTCGCTGCATTCCCTCACCATAAAAGTATTCAAGTCACTGCCTTAAATCTTGATGGAAAACAACTGTGGCAGATCACCGCTGGTGGTTTTCTGCCCCGTGCGTATCAGTTTGGCTATGCTCCTTCTCCCATCCTTTATGAGGATAAAGTCATCGTTGCGGCAGAGTTTGAAGTGAATGGTTACATCGCCGCCTTTGATCAACAAACTGGACGAGAAGTCTGGCGAATCAAACGACCGAATAAACTCAATTTTTCGACGCCCATCGTGGCACGAATCGCTGGACGCGACCAGTTACTCCTAAGTGGTAATTCGAAAGTCGCCAGTTTTGATCCCCAAACGGGACGCGAACTCTGGTCCAGCCCCAGCCTCTGGGTTGTCTCCTGTGGTACAATGGTCTGGGACAAGGATCTTGTCTTCGCCAGTGGCGGCTTTCCCACAAAGGGGACATTGGCAGTCAAAGCCGACGGTTCTGGAAAAGTCGTCTGGACGAACCGAGTCAAATGTTATGAACAATCGATGCTGGCTCACAACGGCTACCTCTACGCGGTCGACGATAATGGAATCGCCTATTGCTGGAATGCACAGACAGGAAAAGAGCAGTGGAAAAGCCGACTCGGTGGAAAAGTTTCTTCCTCGCTCGTGCTGGCTAACGGCAACCTGTACCTTTCCAATGAACAAGGTAAAACGTTCGTGTTCCGCGCCAATCCAAATAAATTCGAATTGGTCGCAGAAAATCAGCTCGGCGATGAATGTTTTGCAAGCCCCGCGCTATGTGGCAATCAAATTTTCCACCGCGCTGCCAGCCGCGCTTCAGGAACGCGCAAGGAAACGCTTTATTGTATTGGGAAGTGA
- a CDS encoding ABC transporter ATP-binding protein produces MIIVKDLTRVFEASNQDVLAVDQISFQVQQGEVYGLLGPNGAGKTTTLRMILGLLKPTSGDAEVEGFLVSSHPDEIKRRVGLVSTSAGLYQWLTPREILFFFADVYGVSKQQATERIRALSRLFDITTFLDRRSATLSTGQKQRVNLARSLIHNPPVMLMDEPTRGLDVVGSKVIFDYIDHLRDEGKAVIVCTHRLDEAEQLCDRFGLMHQGKKRYEGTLTELQEVTSCQTLTQIFLQLLDTPFEQDETIPATQEKVI; encoded by the coding sequence ATGATAATCGTAAAAGACCTTACGCGAGTATTCGAAGCGAGTAACCAGGATGTCCTGGCGGTCGACCAAATCTCGTTTCAAGTACAACAGGGTGAGGTTTATGGTTTATTGGGACCCAATGGAGCCGGTAAAACAACCACGCTCAGAATGATTCTGGGATTATTGAAACCTACCAGCGGCGATGCAGAAGTGGAAGGGTTTCTGGTATCAAGCCATCCCGATGAAATCAAACGGAGGGTGGGCTTGGTATCGACCAGTGCGGGTTTGTATCAATGGTTGACCCCTCGTGAAATTCTATTTTTCTTTGCTGACGTTTATGGTGTTTCCAAGCAGCAAGCTACGGAACGCATTAGAGCACTCTCTCGTCTCTTTGATATTACCACGTTTCTGGATCGCCGATCTGCCACTTTGAGTACGGGGCAAAAGCAACGTGTGAATCTGGCAAGATCGCTCATTCATAATCCTCCTGTCATGCTCATGGATGAACCGACCCGTGGCCTGGATGTGGTTGGCAGTAAAGTCATTTTTGATTACATTGACCACCTGCGCGATGAAGGGAAAGCGGTCATAGTCTGTACGCATCGGCTGGACGAAGCAGAACAACTCTGTGATCGCTTCGGCTTGATGCATCAGGGGAAAAAACGATACGAAGGTACTCTGACAGAATTGCAAGAAGTGACATCGTGCCAGACATTGACGCAGATTTTCTTGCAGTTACTGGACACCCCTTTTGAACAGGATGAAACCATACCTGCTACTCAAGAGAAAGTGATTTAA
- a CDS encoding ABC transporter permease subunit/CPBP intramembrane protease codes for MSSPSSSDSQDHMPGSTITFRFSGLLKKELREILRDRRTIITLILMPVLVYPLLGLMLQKFFISQMTNLGKVEYQIVLPNEPEAKLFRDVFAHGEQLLTLKEYQEFSDSEKTKSGETLEKFQQEDPEIKILMADHEEHVQSLETLVREGSVDIGVRYIPSDELDQNPDINKLRGRFEIIYGAQSRHSRRVADYVEQRLQAVRWNYRNRLLRDFGESDAVPFVTSVSAVNSDSAQAFSLVTIVPLILILMTVTGAVYPAIDLTAGERERGTLETLMAAPLPRMWILSAKFIAVLFVAILTALVNMTAMLATAYANGLETVLFGAGMTPFVLLEILLLLVIFAAFFSAVLLCLTSFARSFKEAQAYLIPLMLISMAPGILGMVPDLKMTPMWAVIPLANIVLLSRDFLLQEAQQGLVFLSVISTLFYGVIALGIAARIFGADTILYQSHTTWTDLLKRSQKKHLVPALNNAMICLAVLFPVFILSSSLVGRLGEISMSQRLLVSGTLTFSLFLLIPLLFARMGGVKLKTGFRWFPPKVLACLGAILLGFTLWPFAYEIEILSLNNDRIESLSKMFESLKLELGSVPLWVKLISLAVLPAVCEELFFRGYLLSALLNRFSSTPAILISSFLFALFHVIVRDSLFIERFFPSFLMGLSLGYVNVLARSVIPGIMLHMIHNGLLITIANYQDAFSEWEVNLENQKHLPMLWLGTSLILVIVGFTLIYLSNRNQLAAAKSLTEKN; via the coding sequence ATGTCGTCGCCTTCTAGTTCAGATTCGCAGGATCACATGCCTGGCTCAACGATCACGTTTCGGTTTTCAGGTCTCTTAAAAAAAGAACTGCGCGAAATTCTGCGCGATCGTCGTACTATTATTACTTTGATTTTAATGCCGGTGCTGGTTTATCCCTTGTTGGGGTTAATGCTGCAAAAGTTCTTTATCAGCCAGATGACGAATCTGGGAAAAGTGGAATATCAGATTGTGCTGCCCAATGAACCTGAAGCGAAGCTATTCCGTGACGTGTTTGCTCATGGAGAACAACTCCTGACGTTAAAAGAATATCAAGAGTTTTCGGATTCAGAAAAGACAAAGTCAGGCGAAACACTCGAAAAATTCCAGCAGGAAGATCCAGAAATCAAGATATTGATGGCGGATCACGAAGAGCATGTCCAAAGCCTGGAAACTTTAGTGCGCGAAGGATCTGTTGATATTGGAGTTCGCTATATTCCCAGTGATGAGCTGGATCAAAATCCTGATATCAACAAGCTGAGAGGGCGATTTGAAATCATCTACGGAGCTCAATCGAGACACAGTCGTCGTGTTGCTGACTATGTGGAGCAACGCTTGCAGGCGGTCAGGTGGAATTACCGGAACCGGCTTCTGAGAGATTTTGGTGAAAGCGATGCCGTCCCTTTCGTGACATCGGTTTCTGCGGTCAACTCAGATTCGGCACAGGCATTCTCGCTGGTCACAATTGTGCCTCTGATTTTAATTCTGATGACGGTTACAGGTGCCGTTTATCCCGCCATTGACTTAACTGCAGGGGAACGTGAACGAGGCACGCTCGAAACCTTAATGGCAGCTCCCCTTCCACGGATGTGGATTTTAAGTGCTAAATTCATCGCGGTCTTATTTGTGGCGATCCTGACAGCGCTGGTCAATATGACGGCCATGCTGGCGACCGCTTATGCCAACGGATTGGAAACGGTCTTGTTTGGTGCAGGTATGACTCCTTTTGTTTTGCTTGAGATCTTGCTGTTGCTTGTGATTTTTGCAGCTTTCTTTTCTGCTGTATTATTGTGCCTGACCAGTTTTGCGCGCAGTTTTAAAGAAGCGCAGGCGTACTTGATTCCACTGATGCTGATTTCAATGGCACCCGGGATTTTGGGAATGGTACCCGATTTAAAGATGACTCCGATGTGGGCCGTCATTCCCTTAGCAAATATTGTGTTATTAAGCCGCGACTTTCTTCTCCAGGAAGCACAGCAGGGCTTAGTGTTTCTCTCCGTGATTTCAACTTTGTTTTATGGCGTCATTGCGCTCGGAATCGCGGCTCGTATTTTTGGAGCCGATACGATTTTGTACCAGAGTCATACTACCTGGACTGATTTACTGAAGCGATCACAAAAGAAGCACTTAGTCCCCGCTCTCAATAACGCCATGATTTGTCTGGCGGTCTTATTTCCCGTTTTTATTCTTTCTTCGTCACTTGTCGGGCGTCTGGGTGAGATTTCGATGTCCCAGCGTTTGTTAGTTTCAGGAACGTTGACCTTCAGCCTGTTTCTTTTGATTCCGTTGTTATTCGCACGCATGGGAGGTGTGAAATTAAAAACGGGATTCCGCTGGTTTCCCCCTAAAGTCCTGGCATGTCTGGGGGCAATCCTGCTGGGCTTCACCTTGTGGCCCTTCGCGTATGAAATTGAGATTCTCTCACTCAACAATGACCGGATTGAATCACTTTCCAAGATGTTTGAATCATTAAAACTGGAGCTGGGAAGTGTACCTTTGTGGGTGAAATTGATCTCATTGGCAGTCTTACCTGCAGTGTGTGAAGAATTATTTTTTCGCGGATATTTGTTAAGTGCCTTATTAAATCGATTTTCAAGTACACCTGCGATTCTAATTTCTTCATTCCTGTTTGCTTTGTTTCATGTGATTGTCAGAGATTCCCTGTTCATTGAACGTTTTTTTCCCAGTTTTTTAATGGGACTCAGTCTGGGATACGTGAATGTTCTCGCCCGCAGTGTGATTCCGGGTATCATGTTGCATATGATACACAATGGGCTGTTGATAACGATTGCCAATTATCAGGATGCGTTTTCCGAATGGGAAGTCAATCTGGAGAATCAGAAACATTTACCGATGCTCTGGTTGGGAACTTCTCTGATTCTGGTGATTGTTGGATTCACACTGATTTACCTTAGCAATCGTAATCAGCTGGCTGCTGCAAAGAGCCTGACTGAGAAAAACTAA
- a CDS encoding sulfatase family protein, which translates to MAVKWIVFILVSISVSSLPAADQQRPNIVVILADDFGVGDIQAHYPQNKIPTPYLDRLVQQGISYTDAHSGSAVCTPTRYGLLTGRYSWRTRMQEWVVAAYEPPLITEDRPTLPGFLKEQGYRTACIGKWHLGWNWPGAQPSRMTEKRNGLWKLQWDFTKPIKGGPTARGFDYYFGVDLPNLPPFAFIENDRLTTQPTAGFQLDHSEGIVLPRGFVGAPTAPGWRMQKILPEITKRAVQYVHDQAQQASPFFLYFSMTSPHEPVVPSAKFRGKSGIAPIADFVMETDWSAGQVIKAIDQAGIAENTIVIFTADNGHSHYTGWDDLINAGHFPSGPYRGHKGDIWEGGHRVPLVVRWPNRIKPGSESHQMVCLTDLFATNAEIVGAELPSNGAEDSMSFLPSLLGKKSDQHRTSLVNHSNHGEFAYRDGPWKLVFKMSGRNLQQSRGKPTITELYHLDADIGEQKNLVKQRPKIVAQMTADFQKLIDQGSSRASQISANDTQVRFDTIQERRWAPAQK; encoded by the coding sequence ATGGCTGTGAAATGGATCGTGTTCATTCTGGTTAGTATCAGCGTCTCTTCGCTACCCGCTGCCGATCAACAACGACCAAACATTGTTGTGATTCTGGCTGATGATTTTGGCGTGGGAGATATCCAAGCACACTATCCCCAAAATAAGATTCCCACACCTTATCTGGATCGTCTTGTTCAGCAGGGAATCAGTTACACCGACGCGCATAGTGGATCCGCGGTTTGCACGCCGACTCGCTATGGTTTATTAACGGGGCGCTATAGTTGGCGAACACGCATGCAGGAATGGGTGGTTGCCGCCTATGAGCCACCTTTGATTACTGAGGATCGTCCGACACTTCCTGGATTTCTAAAGGAGCAAGGCTATCGCACCGCCTGTATCGGCAAATGGCACCTGGGTTGGAATTGGCCTGGGGCGCAGCCGAGTCGGATGACAGAAAAAAGAAACGGGCTGTGGAAACTTCAGTGGGATTTTACAAAACCGATCAAGGGAGGACCGACTGCGCGCGGCTTTGATTATTATTTTGGAGTCGATCTTCCCAACCTTCCTCCATTTGCATTTATTGAAAATGATCGTCTTACGACTCAGCCAACTGCAGGCTTTCAATTAGACCACAGTGAAGGGATTGTTTTACCGAGAGGTTTCGTCGGTGCACCCACGGCACCCGGTTGGCGCATGCAAAAGATTCTTCCGGAAATTACGAAACGCGCGGTTCAATATGTGCATGACCAGGCGCAGCAAGCCTCGCCGTTCTTCCTTTATTTTTCTATGACTTCGCCCCACGAACCGGTTGTACCGTCGGCAAAGTTTCGTGGAAAAAGCGGAATTGCTCCGATAGCAGATTTTGTGATGGAGACAGATTGGTCTGCCGGTCAGGTGATAAAAGCCATTGATCAAGCGGGCATCGCCGAAAATACCATTGTGATTTTCACGGCAGATAACGGCCATTCACACTACACCGGTTGGGATGATTTGATTAATGCAGGCCATTTTCCCAGTGGTCCCTATCGAGGACATAAAGGAGATATTTGGGAAGGTGGGCATCGTGTTCCGCTTGTCGTGCGCTGGCCGAACCGTATCAAACCTGGTTCTGAGAGTCACCAAATGGTGTGCCTCACTGACCTGTTTGCCACGAATGCAGAAATTGTGGGAGCAGAATTACCTTCAAACGGGGCAGAGGACAGTATGAGTTTTCTACCCTCTTTACTCGGTAAGAAATCAGACCAACATCGCACATCACTTGTTAACCACTCCAATCATGGGGAATTTGCCTATCGTGATGGTCCCTGGAAGCTTGTCTTTAAAATGAGTGGCCGCAACCTTCAACAATCTCGCGGGAAACCAACCATTACCGAACTTTATCATTTGGATGCTGATATTGGTGAGCAGAAAAATTTAGTGAAACAACGTCCGAAAATTGTTGCGCAAATGACCGCCGATTTTCAAAAACTAATCGATCAAGGCAGTAGTCGTGCCAGTCAGATCAGTGCCAACGACACGCAGGTTCGTTTTGACACGATTCAGGAGCGACGTTGGGCCCCCGCTCAAAAATAA
- the dinB gene encoding DNA polymerase IV, with product MRTILHVDMDAFYASIEERDHPELKGQPIIVGGRSDHRGVVSAANYTAREFGVHSAQPMKTARRLCPHGHYFPVRMNAYADISQSIQQIFRKYTPLVEPLSLDEAFLDVTGSKLLFGTGQEIAVTIKQEIKQQLNLIASVGVAPNKFLAKIASDIDKPDGLVIVQPDAIQDFLDPLPISRVWGIGKVASKRFDKLGVQTVAQLRAIDSQLLGELFGEQGQHLWELSRGIDERPVVSERRAKSISRETTFSQDVTDRDILKTVLIQLVEDVARRLRKNGLRGRTIQLKIRYDDFSTFTRAATINQPTDITREIEEAALLLLENRLPQRTLSIRLIGIGITGFDIGPLQQRSLFDEADQQKNSRLDHVKDQIAQRFGTESLKRGTRISKDDSEDEPTT from the coding sequence ATGCGCACAATCTTGCACGTTGATATGGACGCGTTTTATGCGTCAATTGAAGAACGGGATCACCCGGAATTAAAAGGACAACCGATTATTGTCGGTGGTCGTTCCGATCACCGTGGTGTTGTTTCGGCAGCCAATTATACAGCGCGGGAATTCGGAGTTCACAGTGCGCAGCCGATGAAAACCGCCCGCAGGCTTTGCCCCCATGGTCACTATTTTCCGGTCCGAATGAATGCTTACGCTGATATTTCACAATCCATTCAACAGATTTTTCGAAAATACACCCCGCTTGTTGAACCCCTTTCTCTTGATGAAGCGTTTCTGGATGTCACCGGCAGCAAATTATTGTTTGGTACCGGACAAGAAATCGCGGTCACGATTAAACAGGAAATAAAGCAGCAATTGAATCTGATTGCCTCGGTAGGAGTCGCGCCGAATAAATTTTTAGCAAAAATCGCCAGTGATATTGATAAACCAGATGGACTCGTCATTGTGCAACCGGACGCCATACAAGACTTTCTCGACCCCTTACCCATTTCTCGTGTGTGGGGCATTGGTAAAGTAGCCAGCAAACGGTTTGACAAGCTAGGCGTTCAAACCGTTGCACAATTGCGAGCCATTGACTCGCAATTATTAGGTGAGCTATTTGGCGAACAAGGTCAACACCTCTGGGAACTGTCGCGGGGAATTGATGAGCGGCCTGTTGTTTCTGAGCGACGCGCAAAATCGATTTCACGCGAGACGACTTTTTCTCAAGATGTCACTGATCGAGACATTCTGAAGACCGTTTTGATTCAACTGGTTGAAGATGTTGCCCGAAGATTGCGCAAAAATGGATTACGCGGCAGAACGATTCAACTCAAAATACGTTACGATGATTTTTCCACATTTACGCGCGCCGCGACAATCAACCAACCAACAGATATTACAAGGGAAATTGAAGAGGCGGCATTACTCTTACTGGAAAATCGACTTCCACAGCGGACTTTATCAATCAGACTAATTGGAATCGGTATTACGGGCTTTGATATCGGACCATTACAGCAGCGGTCATTATTTGATGAAGCAGATCAGCAAAAAAACTCTCGTCTGGATCATGTCAAAGATCAAATCGCCCAACGATTTGGGACAGAGTCATTAAAACGAGGGACCCGAATTTCTAAGGACGATTCCGAAGATGAGCCGACGACTTAA
- a CDS encoding Gfo/Idh/MocA family protein, translating to MSNQKQNRRDFMKTTAAAVAGSSVPFWFDIDPASAYKFKAANDRPVVGCIGTGSRWNGVGPNAMKYGDVIAVCDVDAAHANKARDRVKDIQGKKGNNKEVAVFEDYQKVLENPEIDIVTIVTTDHWHTKIAIEAMKAGKDVYCEKPLTLTIDEGKQIIKALKETGRVFQVGTQQRSEMGQRFLNALAIIKEGRLGKITDVECVIGGIGPSGSIPVAEVPKTLNWEKWLGQAPMTDYRWKPKEGDKGNPKTRAHYEFRWWYEYSGGKMTDWGAHHVDIAQWGIGMDESGPTQVVPISAVHPVPLKDGMPTKDDAYNVASKFEVQCTFPNEVKMTIKSDGRNGILFTGTEGRIFVSRGDLTGKPVEELKNKPLSSDTITKLYKGRKPGDHMRNFYECVDAREQPISDVMTHHRAITTCHLANIAIRLNRSLEWDPKTEQIIGDDEANQWQSREQRKGYETNA from the coding sequence GTGAGTAACCAAAAGCAGAATCGTCGTGATTTTATGAAAACAACCGCTGCTGCCGTCGCGGGTAGCAGTGTTCCATTCTGGTTTGATATCGACCCTGCGAGTGCATACAAATTTAAAGCAGCCAATGATCGCCCCGTTGTGGGATGCATTGGAACGGGTAGTCGCTGGAATGGCGTTGGTCCCAATGCGATGAAATATGGCGATGTGATTGCTGTTTGCGATGTCGATGCTGCTCACGCGAATAAAGCCCGTGACCGAGTGAAAGACATACAGGGCAAAAAAGGGAATAATAAAGAAGTCGCTGTCTTTGAAGACTATCAGAAGGTGCTTGAAAATCCGGAAATTGACATCGTGACGATTGTCACAACCGATCATTGGCATACGAAAATTGCCATTGAAGCCATGAAAGCCGGTAAAGACGTTTATTGTGAAAAGCCGCTAACATTGACGATTGATGAAGGCAAGCAGATCATCAAAGCTTTGAAAGAAACCGGGCGCGTCTTCCAAGTTGGTACCCAACAGCGTAGTGAAATGGGACAGCGTTTTCTAAATGCATTGGCTATTATCAAAGAAGGTCGGTTGGGTAAGATCACCGATGTGGAATGTGTGATTGGTGGTATTGGCCCTAGTGGTTCGATTCCCGTGGCCGAAGTTCCTAAAACATTGAATTGGGAAAAATGGCTTGGACAAGCCCCGATGACGGATTATCGTTGGAAACCTAAAGAAGGAGACAAAGGTAATCCCAAAACGCGTGCTCATTATGAATTCCGTTGGTGGTATGAATATTCCGGTGGAAAAATGACTGACTGGGGAGCACATCATGTTGATATTGCCCAGTGGGGGATTGGCATGGATGAATCTGGACCTACACAGGTAGTGCCGATTTCCGCAGTACATCCTGTTCCTCTGAAAGACGGGATGCCAACGAAGGATGACGCTTACAACGTGGCTTCAAAATTTGAAGTACAGTGCACATTCCCGAACGAAGTCAAAATGACGATCAAAAGTGATGGTCGTAATGGAATTCTCTTTACCGGTACGGAAGGCCGAATCTTCGTCAGTCGTGGTGATTTGACCGGTAAGCCAGTCGAAGAACTTAAGAACAAGCCGCTTTCCAGTGATACGATCACCAAACTCTATAAAGGGCGGAAACCTGGTGACCATATGCGTAACTTCTATGAATGTGTTGATGCACGGGAGCAACCCATTTCCGATGTAATGACACATCATCGTGCGATTACAACCTGCCATCTGGCTAACATCGCAATTCGCTTGAATCGTTCTCTGGAATGGGATCCTAAAACCGAGCAGATAATCGGCGATGATGAAGCTAACCAGTGGCAATCTCGCGAACAACGCAAAGGTTACGAGACCAACGCGTAA